From Argopecten irradians isolate NY chromosome 3, Ai_NY, whole genome shotgun sequence:
gacttcttctcaagaaccagaaggcccagggtactgatattgggcccgtaggatgctgggatgaaaggctaccaagtttgttcaaataaatgaccctgaccttcattcaaggtcacaggggtcaaataggctataaccatttaaacaacatcttgtgaataatgaagatgtttagagacctgatattgggcctgtggcatgctgggatgaagggctaccaagtttgttccaatgaatgaccttgatcttcattcaaggtcacgggggtcaaataggctaaaatctttaaatgactctaAAGAACCAGaatgcccagggtactgatattgggcccttttcatgctgggatgaagggctaccaagtttgttcaaatgaatgaccttaaccttcattcaaggtcacaggggtcaaataggctaaattctttaaatgacttcttctcaagaactaaatggcccaggatactcatattgggcctacagcatgctgggatgaagggctaccaagtttgttcgaatgaaggaccttgaccttcatataaggtcacaggggtcaattaggctaaaatcctttaaacaacttcttgtgaataactaaagaggcctagagacctgatattgggcctttgacatgcttggatgaagggctatcaaatttgttcaaatgaatagccttgatcttcattcaaggtcatgggggtcaaaaaggctaaaatctttaaacaacttctttttcAAGACTGAGAAGGCacatggtactgatattgggcctgtagcatgctgggatgaagggctaccaagtttgttcaaatgaatgaccttgaccttcattcaaggtcacgggggtcaaataggctaaaatctttaaatgacttcttctaaagaactagaaggccaagggtactgatattgggcatgtagcatgcttggatgaagggctatcaagtttattcaaatgaatgaccttgatcttcatttaaggtcacgggcggcaaatagactaaaatctttaaatgacttcttctcaagaaccagaaggcccagggtactgatattgagcatgtagcatgctgggatgaagggctaccaagtttgttcaaatgaattaccttgaccttcaatcaaggtcacagaggtcaaataggctaaaatctttaaacaactatgttgtattgtactaatagtcagatgaccgttaaggcccatgggcctcttgtatccGGTATTGCAGCTGTTTGCTGGCTGTTGGTAGATAACTTtgcaaagaaaataataaaagtgGGTATGTTGAAAACAATCTAAGAAGTAATTTATTTGCTGTATCTGATGTTGACTTTACTCTGAACAGGTACACGCTGTCGTGGGTGTTTTGTCAGATGATGTTGACCCTATGGTCACAGTGATGAAGCTGGAAAAGGCTCCACAAGAAACCTACGCTGACATCGGTGGTCTAGACCAGCAAATTCAGGAAATCAAGGTTTGTATTCATATGTGTATTGGTTACTTGTAAGTGTTTAGCCCTAGAAGATGTGGCGCTTcagatattaaaatgtttgcaGGAGTTCTAATAGTATTCACTTCAGTGCAAATACACAGAACAAGTAACTGTGGATGGTGCCATGATCTTGAGGATGACTGTGTACTGTTAAATCTGatttgtaattttcatattaACATGCATTTATTTACACACTCCAAACTTAATATATAGATAGTCATGGATTAGAATTGCTAGATATTTACATTGGGTTGATGGCCGAGTCAATTCTACTTTCAATTCTACTTTTGTGATACTGGTTTATTGTCACATGCTGACATGCACCAATATTCAtagtttttttgaaaaattggtTGTCTTTTGATAATAAGCTTTATTATGAATTTGTAGGAGTCTGTGGAGCTACCCCTCACTCATCCAGAGTATTATGAGGAAATGGGAATCCGACCCCCTAAAGGTGTTATCTTGTATGGTCCCCCTGGTACCGGTAAAACGTTACTGGCTAAGGCCGTAGCTAATCAAACATCAGCTACCTTCCTAAGAGTGGTGGGCTCAGAACTTATACAAAAGTACTTGGTAAGTTTTCTTAATGTTTCACAGAAGACAAGCTTTTACTTTTCTTATCTTTCTTTAGTTATTGTTATTCCAACTTCATTTATTGCTTAAACTGTATTAGAAGACTACTCTTGAAGTGTTATTCTTCATTGTTAATGTTTGGGctgattttatatacagtataataaaaaGTCATTAATATAATTGTTTGCTATGCACAATTTAATTGAGATTTGAAATTTATCTTATCAATTTCCAGATTGATCTAAATGACTTCTTTCAGCATACTgatcatgaaattaaatgtaaaatgttgGTAGCAAGACAATAAAACTATGGCATTGTCGCAATAATACTAGATTAAAGAAGCAGAAATCATTAAAGAAAACCCATTATGTGTGGTCTTGATTTTCCCATGTGCCATCTATATACTTAATGTGTATTACTATGATTATTATAATGTTCATCTGAAGAATAAGTATaaagttttgtttatgtttggtTACAGGGTGATGGACCAAAACTTGTCAGAGAATTGTTCAGAGTGGCTGAGGAACATGCTCCATCTATTGTATTTATAGACGAAATTGATGCTGTAGGAACCAAAAGGTGGGTTATATACAACCTGGATGTTTGGCAATGTGAactgtttgttttgttaaatttaatATAATCTCATATGCAGACATTTGAACGGATGATGTTGAAACAATCTTACTAAAGTCATACAAAAATTTAGAGGTTAAGCAACATTCAACTAGACTTAAGAACTATGTCTGGTTGTTTTCTGTAAAATTGCTAATTAAATTATAAAGagaattaaaggcccactacctttccggagcaaaatatcttaaaaacattaatacatgcagaaaatacatatcgatggcctaagatgaggttttaacaccaaacatatgtaaGATTCCCTgcgtaatgtttgataacagtggagagttatTTCGCTGTTATGCCGTCTGGAgcagtgatattcaactaccgCACGGTATTAAGGACGACGAcaggaaacataaaacgaccctcgttatgaaatttaacattttatttattttaattaaattgttcagaaggtgatgataagtttagtattaacggtaagttaataacttttgtgactctacaaaattatcaatcttgttttactttcccatttaaaaattaaaagccgtttcggaaaggtagtgggcctttaactgaTGTTATACCAACATCTGGTCTTTGCTCAGAGTAACTTCCCTTCCCACTGTCAGCACTGGCTGTAATATTTCGGCATGTATACCAGTACACGATTGAAATATGTCCAGCtatttaattattacattaCAAAAAAGTTGTACTCTTCTATATGTTGTCCTAATGTTTAGGCcaaatcagaaaaaaactttGTAAGAAATAGGTCattttaaaaccattttctTGCACTAGTTGCAAGTTACATTGGAATCAGTCAGCTGATACTTGAGATGAGtgaacatgtatgtattgtaataaatcATCTAAATGATTGACTTGTTTAGATATGATTCCAATTCTGGAGGTGAGAGGGAAATCCAGAGGACCATGTTGGAACTGTTGAATCAGCTTGATGGCTTTGACTCTCGGGGAGATGTTAAGGTAAGCAGTCACGTATAAGTCTTTACATGTGTTTTATGGTCAAGTGAAATTATGGTTACTGATTATTTCGTAGATTAGGGGAAAATAACTTGCAGTTTTCATAAGGGAAAAAATGTAAGAAGATGAAATGTAAGAACAACTTCATTGAAATAAAAGCTGATTGATATAAATTGCCTTTGGACCACTAGGTTGTAATGGCTACAAACAGAATCGAGACGCTGGATCCCGCCTTGATCCGACCTGGTCGTATTGACAGGAAGATTGAGTTCCCATTGCCAGATGAGAAGACAAAAAGGAGAATTTTCAACATCCATACCAGTAGAATGACCCTGGCCGAAAATGTCAACATTGATGACTATGTCATGGCAAAGGATGACCTATCGGGGGCAGACATCAAGGTGAGAAAACAAAAACTTTCTGCTTGATGAGTACTCTTCTTTATACCTCTTTAGATCCGGAGCAAAGTTAGGGGAGTATACTGAAATCAGCTTATCTGTCTGTCAGCAAAAATATTGTCCGGACAACTTTCCTTGAAGGACTTTCATGGTAACAAGGTCAATATACTTGGGTTTTCTAAAATGTCTAAATCATGAgtgtttgaataaattttgaaacaaattgaaatcaaaatcttaatgtaaacatttagtaatttgttttgaaatttgttTATAAACCTTTGTTTAAGATTTACTATTATTTTTACCTTCCTATCCTACAGGCTATATGTACAGAAGCTGGTTTGCTGGCTCTCAGAGAGAGGAGAATGAAGGTGAGAAATGAAGACTTCTCGAAGGCCAAGGAGAATGTGTTGTACAGGAAGAACGAAGGCACACCGGAGGGGCTGTATCTCTAATGTCTCTTACCAGTAGTCGGTTCAGGAACAGCACAACAATGTCTGGACCTTTGGGTACATGTAGTGCTATGGTAATTAAAATCATCAGTTAAAAACTGTCCTGAAATGGTGGGATTCTTTGTGTGAAAATCATCAAACATGAAAGGAAGTATGTGTGAAAGTTAATTGTATGTTAAAACATGATAATGAATAAAAACTTTATTGTCAATGAAATTAAAGAGTTGTTGTTTTAATCAAGATTGATTAAATTAATGctatattgattaattaatgcTGTATTATTTATAAAGATAAAACAAGATAGTGGACACCCTAGTAGAATAccccatatacaatgtacaacgagtctatacatatacattacatgtacatatttaatttaacatttacatACTGCAGTAACGTACCTAGTaacaacatacatatttatTCCATGGATTCTAGCCAGTTGGTGAATTAGGCATTCCATGTGTCATAGTCATGCTGAAGTAATAGCGACTAATGGATCGTTAGGGCTAAAGTCCACTTTAACTGTAAATCAGTATAAAACTGTCTCATTATTTATACTCTTGTAATGAAGAGCTTGACAGGCTTTGGTTTTGGGGGCCAAATGTGAATCTCAAGTATTTTACTGGTGTTATGATATTTTGGCCATTCACTGTTACCTGGACAGTAAACAGTGTTATTGCTATCAACCTGAAATGAAAGTTTGTCAATATTACCAATAAGATAATATGTTTGGTTCATGATCTTTGTGGTATTTGTATTATTGAAGATTGGTTTCAGAAACATCAGTTTCCAGACAGACTTATGTACACTTCTCAATAGCTGTGTCTTGTTTTCAGGTCatgttaacttttcacattttaaacttcttctcaagttctacttgtgcgttttagctgaaacttacatgaaatgatcctgacatggtcccgacaaagtgtttttatttttcgggtcaatccgaaatccaagatggccgccatcttgaaaacaaattttgaactttttctcaaattctactggtgcgatttggctgaaacttaaatgaaatgatcctgatatggtcccgacaaagtgttgttattcttCTGggcgatccaaaatccaagatggccgtcaaagccgccatcttggaaacacattttgaacttctcctgaagttctactggtgcgatttggctgaaacttgcatgaaatgatcctgacattgtcccgacaaagtgtttttattttttgggttgatccgaaatccaagatggccgccacatccgccatcttgaaaacaaattttgaactccttctcaagttctaccgatgtgatttggctgaaactttcatgaaatgatcctgacacggtctcgacaaagtgtttttattttttgggtcgatccgaaatccaagatggccataGGCGCAATCTTgataacacattttgaacttctcaagttctaccattgcgatttggctaaaacttgcatgaaatgatccttacatggtcctgacaaagtgttgtaacaactctggttgatcccaaatcgaagatggcactatatctaataaatttcctatatgattattgccaaggtagtcagatgaccgttaaggcccttgggcctcttgtttattattGGATCCCTCAAGAGCCCTCTGGACCATTCCTATACCATTACTTTGGGGTTTCATCTTAATGATGTACAGCCTGTCGTATCAACAACATCTACTTGATTGTAAACCTACGAAATAAATATCTGCTCAGTTACCTTTCTGATGATATAATTCAGAAGATCAAATTGTCACTGTTTTATGATGAGCTGATATTCTAACAGAATACTTTATAGACACCTTTTTAGTCTCAGCCCATCAACTTCTCTGTTTAGTCTATAATGCAGCACAACTGAAACATCCCTGTCTGTCTCATCACCATTCTCTATAGAATATATGATCCAACATAGCGATCGTATGTTCTTTGTAGAATGTATGATCCAACATAACGATCGTCTGTCCCGTCACCATTCTCTAGAATGTATGATCCAACACAGCGATCGTCTGTCCGTCACCGTTCTCTGTAGAACGTATGATACAACATACCGATTGTCTGTCCGTCACCATTCTCTCTAGAACATTTGATCCAAAATACCGAACGTCTGTCCGTCACCATTCTCTCTAGAACATCTGATCCAAAATACCGAACGTCTGTCCGTCACCATTCTCTGTAGAACGTTTGATCCAACATAGCAATCATCTGTCCCGTCACCATTCTCTGTAGAACGTTTGATCCAACATAGCAATCATCTGTCCCGTCACCATTCTCTGTAGAACGTTTGATCCATTATAACGATCGTCTGTCCTTCACAATTCTCTGTAGATCGTTTGATCCATTATAACGATCGTCTGTCCTTCACCATTCTCTGTAGATCGTTTGATCCATTATAACGATCGTCTGTCCTTCACCATTCTCTGTAGATCGTTTGATCCAACATAACGATCGTCTGTCCGTCACCATTCTCTGTAGAACGTATGATCCAACATAACGATCGTCTGTCCAGTCACCATTCTCTGTGGAACGTTTGATCCAACATACCAATCGTCTGTCCCGTCACCATTCTCTGTAGAACGTATGATCCAACTTAGCGATCGTCTGTCCGTAACCATTCTCTGTAGAACGTTTGATCCAACATAACGATCGTCTATCCGTCACCATTCTCTGTAGAACGTATGATCCAACATAACGATCGTCTGTCCGTCACCATTCTATGTAGAATGTATGATCCAACATAACGATCGTCTGTCCGTCACCATTCTCTGTATAACGTGTGATCCAACACCATTCTCTGTATAACGTGTGATCCAACATAACGATCGTCCATCCGTCACCATTCTCTATAGAACGTATGATCCAACATAACGATCGTCTGTCCGTCACCATTCTATGTAGAACGTTTGATCCAACATAACGATCGTCTGTCCGTCACCATTCTATGTAGAACTTATGATCCAACAAAACGATTGTCTGTCCTTCACCGTTCCTTGTAGAACGTATGATTCATCATACCGATCGTCTGCCCGTCACAATTCTCTGTAGAACGGAAGATCCAACATAACGATCGTCTCTCCGTCATCATTCTCTGTAAAACGTATGATCCAACATAACGATCGTCTGTCCTCACCATTCTCTGTAGAACGTATGATCCAACATAACGATCATCTGTCCGTAACCGTTCTCTGTAGAACGTATGATCCAACATAACGATCGTCTGTACCGTCACCATTCTCTGTAGAACGTATGATCCAACATAACGATCGTCTTTCCCGTCACCATTCCCTGTAGAACGTATGATTCAACATAACGATCGTCTGTCCGTCACCATTCTCTGTAGAACGCATGATCGAACATAACGATCGTCTGTCCTGTAACCATTCTCTGTAGAACTTAAGATCCAACATAACGATCGTCTGTCCGTCACCATTCTCTGTAGAACGTATGATCCAACATAACGATCGTCTGTCCGTCACCATTCTCTGTAGAACGTATGATCCAACATACCGATCGTCTGTTCCGTCACCATTCTCTGTAGAACGTGCGACCAACATAGCGATCGTCTGTCCGTCACCATTCTCTGTTGAACGTATGATCTAACATAGCGATCGTCTGTCCTTCACCATTTCCTGTAGAACGTATGATCCAACATATCGATCGTCTGTCCCGTCACCATTCTCTGTAGAACGTATGATCCAACATAACGATCGTCTGTCCGTCACCATTCTCTGTAGAACGTATGATCCAACATAACGATCGTCTGTCCGTCACCATTCTCTGTAGAACGTATGATCCAACATAACGATCGTCTGTCCGTCACCATTTCCTGTAGAACGTATGATCCAACATACCGATCGTCTGTCCCGTCACCATTCTCTGTAGAACGTATGATCCAACATAACGATCGTCTGTCCGTCACCATTCTCTGTAGAACGTATGATCCAACATAACGATCGTCTGTCCGTCACCATTCTATGTAGAACGTATGATCCAACATAACGATCGTCTGTCCGTCACCATTCTCTATAGAACGTATGATCCAACATAACGATCGTCTGTCCGTCACCATTCTATGTAGAACGTATGATCCAACATAACGATCGTCTGTCCGTCACCATTCTCTATAGAACGAATGATCCAACATAACGATCGTCTGTCCGTCATGATCCAACATAACGATCGTCTGTCCGTCACCATTCTATGTAGAACGTATGATCCAACATAACGATCGTCTGTCCGTCACCATTCTATGTAGAACTTATGATCCAACATAACGATTGTCTGTCCGTCACCATTCTATGTAGAACTTATGATCCAACAAAACGATTGTCTGTCCTCCACCGTTCCTTGTAGAACGTATGATTCAACATACCGATCGTCTGCCCGTCACAATTCTCTGTAGAACGGAAGATCCAACATAACGATCGTCTGTCCGTCACCATTCTATGTAGAACTTATGATCCAACAAAACGATTGTCTGTCCTTCACCGTTCCTTGTAGAACGTATGATCCAACATACCGATCGTCTGTCCCGTCACCATTCTCTGTAGAACGTATGATCCAACATAACGATCGTCTGTCCGTCACCATTCTCTGTAGAACGTATGGTCCAACATAACGATCGTCTGTCCCGTCACCATTCTCTGTAGAACGTATGATCCAACATAACTATCGTCTGTCCGTCACCATTCTATGTAGAACGTATGATCCAACATAACGATCGTCTGTCCGTCACCATTCTCTGTAGAACGAATGATCCAACATAACGATCGTCTGTCCGTCACCATTCTATGTAGAACGTTTGATCCAACATAACGATCGTCTGTACCGTCACCATTCTATGTAGAACTTATGATCCAACAAAACGATTGTCTGTCCTTCACCGTTCCTTGTAGAACGTATGATTCAACATACCGATCGTCTGCCCGTCACAATTCTCTGTAGAACGGAAGATCCAACATAACGATCGTCTCTCCGTCATTATTCTCTGTAAAACGTATGATCAAACATAACGATCGTCTGTCCTCACCATTCTCTGTAGAACGTATGATCCAACATAACGATCATCTGTCCGTAACCGTTCTCTGTAGAACGTATGATCCAACATAACGATCGTCTGTACCGTCACCATTCTCTGTAGAACGTATGATCCATCATTACAATCGTCTGTACCGTCACCATTCTCTGTATAACGTATGATCCAACATAACGATCGTCTTTCCCGTCACCATTCTCTGTATAACGTATGATCCAACATAACGATCGTCTTTCCCGTCACCATTCCCTGTAGAACGTATGATTCAACATAACGATCGTCTGTCCGTCACCATTCTCTGTAGAACGCATGATCCAACATAATGACTGTTTGTTCCGTCACTATACTCAATAGAACGTAAGATCAAACATAACGATCGTCTGTCCGTCATCATTCTCTGTAGAACGTTTGATCCAACATACCGATCGTATGTTCTCTGTAGAACGTATGATCCAACATAACGATCGTCTATCCGTCATCATTCCCTATAGAACGTATGATCCAACATACGATCGTCTACCGTCATCATTCTCTGTAGAACGTTTGATCCAACATAGCGATCGTCTGTCCCGTCACCATTCTCTGTAGAATATATGATCCAACATAACGATCGTCTGTCCTTCACCATTCGCTATAGAACGTATGATCCAACAAAACGATCGTCTGTCCCGTCACCGTTCCCTGTAGAACGTATGATTCAACATAACGATCGTCTGTCCGTCATCATTCTCTGTAGAACGTATGATCCAACATACCGATCGTATGTTCTCTGTAGAACGTATGATCCAACATAGCGATCGTATGTCCTTCACCATTCCCTATAGAACGTATGATCCAACATACCGATCGTATGTTCTCTGTAGAACGTATGATCCAACATAACGATCGTCTACCGTCATCATTCTCTGTAGAACGTTTGATCCAACATAACGATCGTCTGTCCTTCACCATTCGCTATAGAACGTATGATCCAACAAAACGATCGTCTGTCCCGTCACCGTTCCCTGTAGAACGTATGATTCAACATAACGATCGTCTGTCCGTCATCATTCTCTGTAGAACGTTTGATCCAACATACCGATCGTATGTTCTCTGTAGAACGTATGATCCAACATAGCGATCGTATGTCCTTCACCATTCCCAATAGAACGTATGATCCAACATACCGATCGTATGTTCTCTGTAGAACGTATGATCCAACATAACGATCGTCTACCGTCATCATTCTCTGTAGAACGTTTGATCCAACATAGCGATCGTCTGTCCCGTCACCATTCTCTGTAGAATATATGATCCAACATAACGATCGTCTGTCCTTCACCATTCGCTATAGAACGTATGATCCAACAAAACGATCGTCTGTCCCGTCACCGTTCCCTGTAGAACGTATGATTCAACATAGCAATCGTCTGTCCGACACCATTCTCTATAGAACGTATGATCCAACATAACGATCGTCTGTCCGTCACCATTCTCTGTAGAACGTATGATCCAACATAACGATCGTCTGTCCGTCACCATTCTCTATAGAACGTATGATCCAACATAACGATCGTCTGTCCCGTCATCATTCTCTGTAGAACATATTATTCAACATAGCGATCGTTTGTTCCGTCACTATACTCCATTGAACGTATGATCCACTTTCATAAAAAACTTATATAATCAATTCAGTCAAATGTTTCTCTCCTCATGAATTCTTGCCCGTTTCATCGTTTTAATAAATGTGAATTGTCTTTCTAATGTCAGTGCTCATTGCAATAATTGCACTGAAAGGTCGTCAAGTTTTATCAGTTTCGTCTCAGATCTGTAAATGTTACCATCACTAGACACCGTTTTTGACAAAGTAATTACCAACACTCATAGTTATTGTatgtcatatacaatgtacttataattaattcCGTTCCGTGTAGTTGCCTTTAATGTAAAGAATCCATGTGAAATATGTCTGCTGAAAGTTTCATTAGTAAATATTCTGCTATTATCATCATCGATACAATCACCAGAGCTATAGATCTATTGGACAAATTGTCTGTCTGTAATAGCCTTCGCAAGATGGCAAATATCGCGTAAGGAAGGCTACAGATATTGGTAAGGAAGGCTACAGATATTGGTAAGGAAGGCTACAGATATTGGTAAGGAAGGCTACAGATAATGGTAAGGAAGGCTACAGATATTGGTAAGGAAGGCTACAGATATTGGTAAGGAAGGCTACAGATATTGGCTACAGATATTGGTAAGGAAGGCTACAGATATTGGTAAGGAAGGCTACAGATATTGGTAAGGAAGGCTACAGATATTGGTAAGGAAGGCTACAGATATTGGTAAGGAAGGCTACAGATATTGGTAAGGAAGGCTACAGATATTGGTAAGGAAGGCTACAGATATTGGTAAGGAAGGCTACAGATATTGGTAAGGAAGGCTTCAGATATTGGTAAGGAAGGCTACAGATATTGGTAAGGAAGGCTACAGATATTGGTAAGGAAGGCTTCAGATATTGGTAAGGAAGGCTACAGATATGGGGTAAGGAAGGCTACAGATATTGGTAAGGAAGGCTACAGATATTGGTAAGGAAGGCTACAGATATTGGTAAGGAAGGCTACAGATATTGGTAAGGAAGGCTACAGATATTGGTAAGGAAGGCTTCAGATATTGGTAAGGAAGGCTACAGATATTGGTAAGGAAGGCTACAGATATTGGTAAGGAAGGCTCAGATATTGGTAAGGAAGGCTACAGATATTGGTAAGGAAGGCTACAGATATTGGTAAGGAAGGCTACAGATATTGGTAAGGAAGGCTACAGATATTGGTAAGGAAGGCTACAGATATTGGTAAGGAAGGCTACAGATATTGTAAGGAAGGCTACAATATTGGTAAGGA
This genomic window contains:
- the LOC138318866 gene encoding 26S proteasome regulatory subunit 4 — protein: MGQQQSGGAGGQGEKKDDKEKKKKYEPPVPTRVGKKKKKMKGPDTASKLPKITPHTRCRLKLLKMERIKDYLLLEEEFIKNQERLKPQEEKHEEERTKVDELRGSPMSVGNLEEIIDDNHAIVSTSVGSEHYVSILSFVDKDQLEPGCSVLLNHKVHAVVGVLSDDVDPMVTVMKLEKAPQETYADIGGLDQQIQEIKESVELPLTHPEYYEEMGIRPPKGVILYGPPGTGKTLLAKAVANQTSATFLRVVGSELIQKYLGDGPKLVRELFRVAEEHAPSIVFIDEIDAVGTKRYDSNSGGEREIQRTMLELLNQLDGFDSRGDVKVVMATNRIETLDPALIRPGRIDRKIEFPLPDEKTKRRIFNIHTSRMTLAENVNIDDYVMAKDDLSGADIKAICTEAGLLALRERRMKVRNEDFSKAKENVLYRKNEGTPEGLYL